The following nucleotide sequence is from Bacteroidota bacterium.
TGTGCCATTCAAAACAAGCGACCACAGTATAAAGGCATTGCACGCTTCGAAGAAATGGAACCCAAGAATGCCAAGGAGAAAAAGCGCTGGCTAAAAAACCGGGACCGGGCATACAAGGGATCTTTCAAGCACCTGCTGCGGACCATGGCAACCGTGGGTAATATGGATGAATTCAAAAAAGAAGGCTTCCATGTTGCGCGGGTCAACGAATTCCCCGAAACCATCCAGTCCTACGAACGCGCAATCTGGAAAAACCGGGATCCTATCGATGCGCTCGTTCAAAAAAAGGATGACCAAAACGAGAACCTGTTACATGTCAAAAATTACTTGCTCATCGCTTACTCCGGCGAGCTTGAATCCAACAGGTATGTTCGCAACCACATGATGCATTTCAGAGAACCAGGCATTCAGCGTTCGTCTATCGAATTAAGAGCCGACAGCACAGTTTTCCACGACCTCGGCTATCTATATGATGCTTACAGCGTGGTTATTCACGGCTACATGGGATGGGAACGAATGGCTGAAATGCTGCCCCTGGATTACGCGCCAGTTGACGGGTAATCCTGTTCAAACTGTAACTTTTAGTGTTGCCTTACGAATAAAGTATTGTAATTACATTTCAAGACGTCTGGTGAACACACAGACTCGAAGACACAACCTGTAGTGAGAACCTTTAACAAATCTGAAGAGGAATAGTTATGTCTTCAAATGCAGTGAAATCTGAACATTCTCGCAAACGTACGTACCGTACGAAAAAACTTTTTAACCGCGTCCGCAGACCTGGAAGAAAACGCCTTTTCTAAATGCGAGCATTACATACTTGTAAAAGCTAAGCCCTCAACCATTGGTTGAGGGCTTTTTATATGTACAAACAGTTCCTGCTTAATCTACCACGATAAATGCGCGTGCTTTTCCTCCAGCGTTTGAAGCAACTCTGGCAAAATAAACACCTGCCGGCCAATTGTTTATGACAACCTGCAAACGCTTCTGTTCACCCATCTCTTCGCGATGTACGCGTTGTCCAAGCACATTGTAAAATTCCACCACAGGCTGCTCCCGGTTACGATTTTGCGGCAACGCTTCAAATTCCAACTGCAAGTTCTGCCCGTTTGCAACCGGGTTAGGGAAGAGCGAAAATCCGTTGCTGCCAGCCAGTGCCGTTTCTGATTCGATGCTGACAACCTGCTCTCCTGCAAAATACCGCAGGCCGAGCGCAAACGCGTCGATGCCTATCCGCTCACCAATCAACCGGCCAGGGATATCGTCTACAGGTGGGTGTATGCCTCCCCATATCCGGGAAAGACTGGTTTGATCGGAGGCATCCCGGTAGGTGGCCCATTGCAACGTCACATCTACACTTGGGCCCCGTTCAAACACCAAAAACTCGTTGGCCGGCGCCTCGAACTCTCCGAGCCCGCCAGGGAAGAAAGGATCTCCAGTAAGTAGCGTCATAATCTCAGCTGCCGCGCGGGAAAACGTGGAATGTCCGGAGATATATCCCGCAAAGGGCGGAGTAATAAATGAAGGCCGTTGATAAGGCCACCAGTTTTCAGCCAGAATCCAGTCTACGCCGGCTACGTCCGCAGCAGGGTCATCGATAAAATCAGGCCCCTTCCAGGCATACAGTTTTATTTTTCCGACGTTTTCATCTTCAGGGCCGGCGAGCGAATCACCTTGCGCCACCAATTCGATAAAACCCGGCACCAGCGGAATGCCGTCGATGTCATAACTTGCCTGCGTAGAATCGGTACGCTGCCCCTGATCCGCCATGTATCTAATGGCAGAAATGGGGCGCACGTAATCATACCAGCCCTTGATGCCCCACGCTGCCACAGCAGCATCGTGCACGGCGCCTCCCAACAAGAAATATGCTTTCACATCCCAGGCAAGCGGGTCAAGAATTTCGCCGGTCCCTTGAAATCGTTTTTCAAATTCAGGGTGATCGTTTACATAATTCAGGATGGTGTACCAATGTCCCGGCGGGGTCTCTGAATCTGGTCCATCAGCCCAAAATTCTGCCAGGACCCTGGCGTAGTCACCCAATGGCACGAACTGCGATTCATAGGGTTGCCGGGTAACCGGATTGAGGTAGTACCCCCTGCCCGGGTCGCCGCCGGCCGTATCGTTGTAAAAAAAGCGAAGTTCTTGGATCGTTTTTGGAAAAAATGCGATATCGAGATTGCCCAGCGCAGCCGGCGAAATATCGATCATTGCGCTGCTGTTCGGGTCAAGGTGCGATGACCAGAGCGCAACCAGCGCAAATCCCCAAGCATACTCTTCTCGCAGGTCTTCCCCGCTTTCTGGCTGTAAATAAGGGGGCGGTCCCGGATCATGGTACACAAAGTAGGTTTGCCCACGCCGCTCATAAAAGGTGAGATCTTCCGAGGTAAGCGCAAATGGAGACACCTGGCCCCACTCTGCGCCAAGAAATGGCGGTACACGGATGGGGATAGGATTACCGGCCTGGTCTATGAAATCCAGAGAAAGGGGCTGCCAGCGATCAGGATCGGACATGGTCTGGTTGCCTGGCAAAGTCGGGACGAGTGCCAGGTTACGCGGGCTGTAGTTCAGGTTACCGTAATCTGCGCGTTCATTTGAGCCATCTTGCAAACCAAACGCGATAATGCATGATGCAATGTGATTGCCCAACGCTGCAGCACTTCCTGTTTGATAAACTGCAGAGGTATCTGCTGCATCATACCCCAGACCAACCATCAAGGCATCAAAATTGGCAAGGGACTCTTCCGCCCCGGGCGAATGCTTGAATCGGTGAGAAAGCAATCGGTATGCAGCAAAACTGATGGCTTCTGCCCGTGCTTCATCCTCATCTTGCATAGGCTGAAAGCCATCAAAATCGCAAGGAAACTGTCGTACGGTTTTGCCCAGGAAGTATGGTGCGGCTGTCTGATCAAATACCGTCCATGCGTCATACATCGCCGCAGAGACATGAAACAGGTTACGGGCGTGCACCGTGGGACGGGCAAAATCGTTTCGAATAGCCTCCAGCATCACGTCGTTCCACTGACGTGCAACAGAATGTTGACTGGACGCATCCTGTGGTAGTACCAACAAACAGAACAATATGGCAATCAGGAAGGACCTGTGGGGGATGTACTTCATAGAGAACTTACTCACACGCAAAGAAACGGGTATATCCGAAAGCTAGACACTGCCGGCTATATATACTATACATTTTAGCAAAGCAGTATATACATCCAGGCCAAAGACTTTCTTGTGCTTTTTATTAGATTAATGTCATTTTAGACAAATACCTTCGTTGCAACGACTTTTTAAACACCAGTATCTTGCCACGTTGCAGGAAAAACAATGCGAACAAAACCGTATCCTGCCATGGCTTGATGCCACAACACAGGAGGCACACAAGAAGCAATGTAACGGGCTTGACAGCAGCTTTTGGATGGCGTCGAACTTTTCATTGCGCAGCATCCATTCATGAAGTACCGGCATCTATTTTGTTCTGCCATCTATCCACTCTCATCAGCGCACCGTCATTTTGAGCAAACATAAAGGCCACAAGAAACCAGCAAACAAGGGCAAAGGGCAGCCGCGTGCAAAACGAACAACACAGAAACGTGCCGCCCAAAAGAAAGCCCAGGGGAAACGACTCTTTGGCGTCGTCTTAATTGCCGTGCTCCTCATCGCCGGCCTCTTTGCTTACCCTTATCTAACACCAGCCCCTGCAGTGGTCCACCCCGCAAATACGAGCCAGCTTGACCCGGCTGTAGATGCGCTCCTGAAACCGCTCCTGGAAAAAGCAGCCAACACACCGCGTGAGGCAAACGTGCACGGTGAACTGGGCCTTGCCTACGAAGCCAATGGCCTGTGGCAGGAAGCTGCCAAAAGCTATGGCAATGCACTCAAACTCGATAGTAAAGACACCAACTGGCAATTACACAAAGCAATTGTAGACCGGCAGGCCGGCGATTTTGAGGGCGCATTGGCAGGACTACAGTCTTTGGCAAACCGCGCTCCGAACACTGCAGTGATCCAAAATCACTACGGGGAAGCACTACTCGAAGCCGGTGACATGAAAACTGCAGAAGAAACGTTCAGAACACTGGTACAGCTCTCTCCAGGCAGCGCACAAGGCTACGTTGGGCTTGGCGACATCATGATTCAGCAAGGTGCAGGAGAAGCAGCCGTCCAGGTTTTGGAGCAGGCCGTTGAACGCGACCCAGGTTATAAACAGGCGCAATACCTGCTCGGGCGGGCATACAGCATGACCGGACGGGAAGCAGAAGCAGCAGTCGCGCTTGCAAGAGGTGTGGACGCAAAAATTCAATACCTGCCAGACGGACTCTCTCAAAAAATTGCGGCATACACGGTAAATGTCAGTGGCCGCATCAGCCAGGCAAGTACGCTATTGAATACGGGCAATCCGCAGCAGGCTGCGCAATTACTTGAGGAGTCTTACATCTATCATAATAGCAATGTGATGCTGCTCAATACGCTGGCATCTGCGTACCTTAAAACACGCCGGCTTGAAGATGCTCACCGCCTGTTAAACCGGGCGCGCGAACTGGATGAAAACCAGTTTTTCACATACCTCAACCTATACAGTTGGGCCTTGCGTTCAGGAAAAATGGAAGACGCATTGCGCTATGCAGACGAATCCATCCAGCGGGCACCAGAGCGCGATGATACACACCTCGCCCGTGCGCAGGCCCTTACCGAACTCAGCCGGCTTGACGAAGCATTGGAAAGCGCTGAGCATGCCCTTGCAATAGACGGCAACAAAGCCGGCAACCATGGCCTCGTTGCCGACATCAACTTCAAACAGGGAAACCTCGAAACAGCAGCAACGCATTTTGAGCATGCACTCTCGCTGAATACGAACCTGTTACCGGCATTGGTTGGCCTTGCCGGAATTAAGATGCAACAATCTGCAACAGCCGAAGCCCGGCAACTGCTACAACGCGCACAACAAATTGCCCCGAGCCATCCGCGTGTCCAACAACTTGCCACCCAGCTAAGTAACACCAGATGAACCACCCTGTATCTCTTCACCATCTGATTTACCAGCGTTGCTTCATTCTGTTACTGGTTTGCACCGCCTGCCAATCACCCACAGCAGACCAACCAGTTGTGTCAGCACCCGATTGGTTCGAAGAAATTGCGGCTTCAGCCGGCATCGACTTCACCCATGTGCGCACCACAGCCTCCCAGTTCTATTTACCTGAAATCATGGCCGGGGGCGTTGCTTGGTTAGATATAGATAATGACGGATGGATGGATCTCTATCTCATCCAGGGTGGAGACATCGAATCGGAAGCAACACAGCCTGGCAACAAGTTGTACAGGAATATTAACGGCGAGCGGTTTGAAGACATCACAACACAGGCCGGCGTCGGAGATACCGGTTACGGCATGGGTGCCGCTGCAGGCGACTTTGACAATGATGGAGATACGGACCTGTACGTCACCAATATCGGCCCCAATGTGCTTTACCGGAATAATGGCGACGGTACGTTTTCTGATGTATCAAGCCAGTATGGTGTAGACCATGCCGGCTGGGGGAGCAGTGCTGTGTTTGCTGATTACGACGGTGATGGGTGGGCAGACCTGTACGTTGTCAATTACATCAACTGGGCACCAACCCGGGAGCTTGAATGTTTTTCTGGCGGTACAGGGCGCGATTATTGTCACCCGGACAACTACCGCGCGCCGGCAGTTGACGTGCTCTACAAAAACAATAGAGGCCAGCGCTTTGATAATGTATCGCGCTCAGCAGGTATTGCCGGTGTTGCAGCAAACGGCCTCGGTATTGTACCCGGCGATTTCAACAGTGATGGACACCTCGATTTCTACGTCGCAAATGATGGCAATCCCAATCAATTATGGATCAACAATGCAGACGGCACTTTCGAGGACAAGGGACTGCTTTCGGGCACGGCAGTTAACCGGCAGGGTACAGCAGAAGCCGGCATGGGTGTCGCAGCATTTGACCTCGAACACGATGGTGACCTCGATCTTTTCCTCACCCATCTCCGAGATGAGTCGAACACCCTCTACCGCAATGACAATGGGAATTTCCAGGATGTAACCCTGGCCTCCAGCCTGTCATCCTCAAGCCTACCCTACACCGGCTTTGGTCTCGGTGTTGCTGATTTCAACAACGATGGACATCTGGATATCTATGTAGCCAATGGCAAAGTGGGCCGCGGCACGGCTCCTGCCACCATAGATCCTTTTGCTGAACCTAATCAGTTGTACAGCGGCAAAGGAAATGGGCAATTCGACGAAGTACAACCTGCGGGTGGGCTTGCTGCCCTTCCTGTTGCAACAAGCCGCGGTACTGCCCTTGCCGATTTCAATAACGATGGCTACCTCGACCTTGCCATTGTCAATAGCCAGGAACAGGTACACCTGCTGCGTAATCTGGGATCAACAACCAGTAATTGGATGGGTTTTATGCCTGTGCCGGCTGCTGGCGTTCGTGTAAAACTGGAGATGCATGATGGCGCGTTTTACGGGTATGCACAACCAGGTGGAAGCTATCAGTCCAGCAACGACCCCAGGGTACATTTTGGTTTACCTTCGACAGCACAAGTATCACGTGCTGTGATTACGTGGCCTGATGGCACCGAACTGCGTATAGATGCTCCGGCTACAAATCAATACCACACAGTACAAAAACCCTGAACGTTCACCCGCGCCTGTCACTCGACGAGAATCACGGGCTCAACCCATACGCGGCCGCCTGTTTCCAATCGGTACATATAGAGTCCGGGTGCTGCATCTGCGGCATTGAATGTTTCACGATACCGGCCGGCTTTTCGGGTCCCACTGACAAGCGTCTTGACCAGCTTACCAGACGCATCGTATATCGTCAACCGCACTCGGGTTCGCTTTGGTATGGCGTATTCGATAGTAGTAGCTGCGGTGTATGGATCAGGATAACTACTCACAGCATAGGCCTTGGGTGCCGGCAGGGTTGCTTCAACTACTTCAGAATAGGTAGCCGATCCGTCAAAACTGACCTGTTTTAGCCGGTACATTACCTGGGCGGCGTCTGTGATGTCACCTTCGTCGTAATAAGCATAGGTTTGCAAGGTATCTGTAGTACCGCCTCCAGTGACAAAAGCCAGCGTCATCCATGGGCGCAATCCTTTGCTATGGGTTCGGATGGCGCGCTCCACCTCAAACCGGGCATTGTTCAGTTCGGTTAACGTAGCCCAATGAATGGCCATTGCGCCATTTTCAAATGAGGCCTCAAAAGACTCCAGGTTCAGTTCGTAGGCAGCCGGCTGTTTGTCATGCGTTACCGCAAGTTCAATACTGGAATCAATAGCCGTTTGAGCAAAAACCAGGGCAGGATAACAGGCCAGCAACAGCAGCAGGCCCATCCGCGTGAGTTGTGTATACATGGGTGTCAGATTTTTGGTGTACGCTACCCGGACATGATTAGCAATAGCCCGAAGAGAAGAGATATCAATAAGAAGCGCAGCTGGTACAGGGTCGAAGGGAGTTAGACAAGAAGTGACCCTGTAGCCTGGTCAGGGTAAAAGGGTTCAAAATGAAAATTAAGAACTGATTTAAATGCCGAGTTTCGATTGCCGATTGTTATTTACTAAAAAACCAATCTACAGATCTTGCGTACAGTGCGCGAATCAGGATATGGTGTATCACAGCGTTAGAGGTGTCTGCTCTTTGAATTGGTGCAAGGCCAGTTCCCTGTATAATCCGTCAACTGCAAACAGGCTTTCGTGCCGGCCTTCCTGGACAATTTTCCCATCCTGAATAACCAGAATCCGGTCTGCATGCTGCACCGTTGAGAGGCGGTGTGCAATGATGAACGTCGTCCGGTTTAACATCAGGCGATCTAGTGCTTCCTGCACCATTGCCTCAGATGTCGAGTCGAGCGAACTTGTTGCTTCGTCGAGCAACAGAATCCTGGCATCTCGCAGTACAGCACGTGCTATGGCAATGCGCTGTTTCTGTCCGCCACTTAGTTTGGTGCCCCGTTCGCCCACAATGGTATCGTAGCCATCAGGCAATTCCTGGATAAACGCATGGGCATTGGCTGCAACCGCCGCCGCTTCAATTTCATCCGGCGAGGCACCAAGCCGGCCATACTGGATGTTTTCACGAACAGACAAATTGAACAGTTGCACGTCTTGTGAAACCACCGCAATTTGATCGCGCAGGGAATGCAGGGTAACCTCGGCAATATCCGAGCCATCGATACGCACATGCCCATTATCAGGGTCGTAGAAGCGAGGAATGAGGTTTAGCAGGGTTGTTTTTCCGGCGCCACTGGGCCCTACCAGGGCAATAGTTTCCCCCGCCTTTACCTCAATATTGATGTCACTCAGGATGACATGCTCGTTATCATACCCAAAGGTCACTTCATCAAATGTAACGTGCCCTTCGATGTCTTGCAGTACTGCGGCATCAGGTGCATTGTGTGTATCCGGCGCGGTGTCGATGAGTTCAAACAACCGTTCGGAAGCGCCGGCCGCGCTGTTAAATGACGTGTAGAGTTGCGACATCCCGCCGACGGTGCGGGCAATATTGAAGGCATAGAATACAAAAGCTACAAGGTCACCCGATGTCAGCCGGCCTTCAAGTACCGAGATCCCCCCAAACCAGAAAAGGCCGATGAGGGCCATCATAAAGACCATCCCAACGGTTGACCAAAAAATACTGCTGACCCAGAGCCGGCGCAGTGCGGTGTCGAACAAGTTCTCAACAGCACCCCCGTAGCGCTTATTTTCGTATTCCTCCCGCGCAAAAGCTTTCACGACCCGGATTGAGGAAAGCGATTCTTCAGCAATCGCTGTGCTATCGGCAAGTCGGTCTTGTACAGCGCGCGACAGCTTCCGGATTTTGCGCCCAAAATACTGCGCCATCAACATGATGGGTGGTATTGTAATGCCAATGATGAGGCTCATCTGCCAGTCGAGCACAATCATCAATACAACCGAGCCGATCATCATCATGCTCAGCCGAACCAGTTCAACAAATGATGTGGTTACGGCTGTGCGCACCGTACCCACATCATTGGTAAGGCGAGACGTCAGGTCGCCGGTTCGCTGGTTGGAAAAAAACCGCAAGTCGAGGTCTTGTAAATGGCTGTAAAGGCGCTTTCGCAAATCGGTGACCAGCCGCTCACCGGTCCACTCGATCATATAATAGCCGGCAAAACCAACAACAGCCTGGGCAACAAACAGCACAAGCAACAGTAGCGTGAGCCTGTCTAGCATACCGCGGTTGGCCTGCTCGAAAACGGCATCAACCATGGTACGCATACCCATCGGCAGTACAAGCCAAACGGATGCAGTAAGCAATGACAGGGTTAGCGCAAGAAATAGCCGGCCACGGTAAGGACGCGTCAGGCTAAAAATCCGTCCCAATGCCTCCAGTAATTTTTTCGGTGGCCTTTTCTCTTCCTCTTC
It contains:
- a CDS encoding carboxypeptidase-like regulatory domain-containing protein, whose translation is MTGTVVDAESGNTLTGAHVFVLESTLGTITDESGSFSLSGLTAGEIKIGVSMVGFSPYIFAANPAQTAEQVFNVNLTPQIYELDQVMVTAKKNRRWRKQLKLFTHHVIGDTENASKTKITNPEVLNFVQRKGVLIVEAQEPLIIENNALGYRIYYTLVHCAIQNKRPQYKGIARFEEMEPKNAKEKKRWLKNRDRAYKGSFKHLLRTMATVGNMDEFKKEGFHVARVNEFPETIQSYERAIWKNRDPIDALVQKKDDQNENLLHVKNYLLIAYSGELESNRYVRNHMMHFREPGIQRSSIELRADSTVFHDLGYLYDAYSVVIHGYMGWERMAEMLPLDYAPVDG
- a CDS encoding DUF6851 domain-containing protein — encoded protein: MKYIPHRSFLIAILFCLLVLPQDASSQHSVARQWNDVMLEAIRNDFARPTVHARNLFHVSAAMYDAWTVFDQTAAPYFLGKTVRQFPCDFDGFQPMQDEDEARAEAISFAAYRLLSHRFKHSPGAEESLANFDALMVGLGYDAADTSAVYQTGSAAALGNHIASCIIAFGLQDGSNERADYGNLNYSPRNLALVPTLPGNQTMSDPDRWQPLSLDFIDQAGNPIPIRVPPFLGAEWGQVSPFALTSEDLTFYERRGQTYFVYHDPGPPPYLQPESGEDLREEYAWGFALVALWSSHLDPNSSAMIDISPAALGNLDIAFFPKTIQELRFFYNDTAGGDPGRGYYLNPVTRQPYESQFVPLGDYARVLAEFWADGPDSETPPGHWYTILNYVNDHPEFEKRFQGTGEILDPLAWDVKAYFLLGGAVHDAAVAAWGIKGWYDYVRPISAIRYMADQGQRTDSTQASYDIDGIPLVPGFIELVAQGDSLAGPEDENVGKIKLYAWKGPDFIDDPAADVAGVDWILAENWWPYQRPSFITPPFAGYISGHSTFSRAAAEIMTLLTGDPFFPGGLGEFEAPANEFLVFERGPSVDVTLQWATYRDASDQTSLSRIWGGIHPPVDDIPGRLIGERIGIDAFALGLRYFAGEQVVSIESETALAGSNGFSLFPNPVANGQNLQLEFEALPQNRNREQPVVEFYNVLGQRVHREEMGEQKRLQVVINNWPAGVYFARVASNAGGKARAFIVVD
- a CDS encoding tetratricopeptide repeat protein; the encoded protein is MSKHKGHKKPANKGKGQPRAKRTTQKRAAQKKAQGKRLFGVVLIAVLLIAGLFAYPYLTPAPAVVHPANTSQLDPAVDALLKPLLEKAANTPREANVHGELGLAYEANGLWQEAAKSYGNALKLDSKDTNWQLHKAIVDRQAGDFEGALAGLQSLANRAPNTAVIQNHYGEALLEAGDMKTAEETFRTLVQLSPGSAQGYVGLGDIMIQQGAGEAAVQVLEQAVERDPGYKQAQYLLGRAYSMTGREAEAAVALARGVDAKIQYLPDGLSQKIAAYTVNVSGRISQASTLLNTGNPQQAAQLLEESYIYHNSNVMLLNTLASAYLKTRRLEDAHRLLNRARELDENQFFTYLNLYSWALRSGKMEDALRYADESIQRAPERDDTHLARAQALTELSRLDEALESAEHALAIDGNKAGNHGLVADINFKQGNLETAATHFEHALSLNTNLLPALVGLAGIKMQQSATAEARQLLQRAQQIAPSHPRVQQLATQLSNTR
- a CDS encoding CRTAC1 family protein, with amino-acid sequence MSAPDWFEEIAASAGIDFTHVRTTASQFYLPEIMAGGVAWLDIDNDGWMDLYLIQGGDIESEATQPGNKLYRNINGERFEDITTQAGVGDTGYGMGAAAGDFDNDGDTDLYVTNIGPNVLYRNNGDGTFSDVSSQYGVDHAGWGSSAVFADYDGDGWADLYVVNYINWAPTRELECFSGGTGRDYCHPDNYRAPAVDVLYKNNRGQRFDNVSRSAGIAGVAANGLGIVPGDFNSDGHLDFYVANDGNPNQLWINNADGTFEDKGLLSGTAVNRQGTAEAGMGVAAFDLEHDGDLDLFLTHLRDESNTLYRNDNGNFQDVTLASSLSSSSLPYTGFGLGVADFNNDGHLDIYVANGKVGRGTAPATIDPFAEPNQLYSGKGNGQFDEVQPAGGLAALPVATSRGTALADFNNDGYLDLAIVNSQEQVHLLRNLGSTTSNWMGFMPVPAAGVRVKLEMHDGAFYGYAQPGGSYQSSNDPRVHFGLPSTAQVSRAVITWPDGTELRIDAPATNQYHTVQKP
- a CDS encoding T9SS type A sorting domain-containing protein, with product MYTQLTRMGLLLLLACYPALVFAQTAIDSSIELAVTHDKQPAAYELNLESFEASFENGAMAIHWATLTELNNARFEVERAIRTHSKGLRPWMTLAFVTGGGTTDTLQTYAYYDEGDITDAAQVMYRLKQVSFDGSATYSEVVEATLPAPKAYAVSSYPDPYTAATTIEYAIPKRTRVRLTIYDASGKLVKTLVSGTRKAGRYRETFNAADAAPGLYMYRLETGGRVWVEPVILVE
- a CDS encoding ABC transporter transmembrane domain-containing protein is translated as MENKRREEEEKRPPKKLLEALGRIFSLTRPYRGRLFLALTLSLLTASVWLVLPMGMRTMVDAVFEQANRGMLDRLTLLLLVLFVAQAVVGFAGYYMIEWTGERLVTDLRKRLYSHLQDLDLRFFSNQRTGDLTSRLTNDVGTVRTAVTTSFVELVRLSMMMIGSVVLMIVLDWQMSLIIGITIPPIMLMAQYFGRKIRKLSRAVQDRLADSTAIAEESLSSIRVVKAFAREEYENKRYGGAVENLFDTALRRLWVSSIFWSTVGMVFMMALIGLFWFGGISVLEGRLTSGDLVAFVFYAFNIARTVGGMSQLYTSFNSAAGASERLFELIDTAPDTHNAPDAAVLQDIEGHVTFDEVTFGYDNEHVILSDINIEVKAGETIALVGPSGAGKTTLLNLIPRFYDPDNGHVRIDGSDIAEVTLHSLRDQIAVVSQDVQLFNLSVRENIQYGRLGASPDEIEAAAVAANAHAFIQELPDGYDTIVGERGTKLSGGQKQRIAIARAVLRDARILLLDEATSSLDSTSEAMVQEALDRLMLNRTTFIIAHRLSTVQHADRILVIQDGKIVQEGRHESLFAVDGLYRELALHQFKEQTPLTL